TATTACAGAACCTACGGGGAATGCAAGGTTCACACCGGGAAATGATGTTTACATGAGAGTAATTTTAAATGATGGTGCAGGCGGCTCTTCTGCAGTTACTTATTTAACTACTACCAACACTGTTCACGTGATCAATTTTGCAGCAAGCGCAGGAGCTAATAATGGAACGGCATTAAGAGGAACATTCTCATCTGCAACTGCAAAGAATTTTATTTTATTGTATGATAATATCACCGGTAGCGGACGTCCTTTAGCGGCTTCATTTATTGAGTCGGATGGTTCTGCCAATACAACTGCGAATAGTTATGCATCATTCTACAATTCAGGTGTGGAAGGCATTACAGGGGCATTCGGTACAATTGTTCCAAATAATAATGCAAATGGTATCAGAAGAATAGAACAAAGAACATTAGCAACAGCAGATATTGTTTATTGTGTAGGTGTTAGTGAAGATGGAACATGGACAGGTGCAGGTTCCACAGTCAATCCAACCGGTGGCGCAACCGCAATTGTTTTTGCTGATGCAGACCTGGATGGAAAAAATAAATGGGTAGGAGGTACTGCAAGTGACTGGAATACCGCAGCCAATTGGTCTTGTGGTGCAGCACCAAACAGCAGTTCATCAGATGCTGTAATATTGGCAAGCGCTACTCCTAAACCAATATTAAATGCTGATATAGCAGTAGGTAATATAGCTATCAACGGAAGTTCAACTGTTTCATTAAACGGTAATACACTTAGTATAGGCGGCGCTGTTAGTGGAACAGGAACATTGTCCGGCTCTTCTACATCTAACTTAACTATAACAGGTACTGCAGGTAATATAAGCTTTACATCAGGCGCTGCACAATTACAAAATTTAACACTTAACAGCGGTGCTGCTGCAACATTGGCAACTGCTTTAAGAATAGCGCCAACAGGTAGCCTGGAAGTTAAGAATAGCGGAAGTACAACTGGGGTGTTAACTACCGGTAGTTTATTGACGTTGGCTTCTGATGCTAACGGCGCCGCATATGTGAAATCAAATACATCCGGCAATACGTACGTTTCCGGTGCTGTTACTGTAGAGCGTTTTATTCCAAGCAATGGAACAAGAGAATGGAGAATGTTATCAATTCCAACACAAACAACACAATCTATAAATGAATCATGGCAGGAAGGACAGGCGAGTGTTTTGGGCTTAGGAACTATTATTACTGCCGGACCATCCAACAATGCAGACTGGGCTTCCAAAGGGTTTGATGCACTGCAAAACTATGGTTCTCTATTATCATACAATCAAAGTAATAATAGCTGGGATGAAGCAACATCAACATTAGGTCCGATCGCAGCGCAACAGGGTTATTTCATATACATTCGTGGCGATAGAACTGTTAGCCCGTCAAGCAGTACGTCTACAGTAAGCTCTACTACATTACGTACAGCAGGTAGCTTATTTGAAGGAAATCAGCAGACAAGCATACCGGCAAACAAGTATACACTGTTAGGGAATAAATATGTGTCTTCTATTGATTTTACTGCAATAAATAAAGATGCTTCCATCGATAATTCATTTATTGTTTGGGATCCTAAATTGTTATTGGGCGGTTCATTGGGACATTATCAAACATTTAGCTCTACTACCACTCCGGCATGGATGCCGGTACCCGGCGGCGGTAGCTATGGAAGCGCAACCAATACAACTATCGAAGCAGGCCAGGCATTTTTTGTACATGCAACCAATGCTTCGGGCAATGTTACCTTAACGGAGAACAGTAAAACGGGAGCGCAGGTAAATGCGGTATTTCGTCCTGTTGGTACTGAGTCTGCTGGTCAGTTAATAACCAATTTATATGCTAATACTGTAAGTGCTTCAACATTGGCAGACGAGAACGTAGTAGCGTTCAATGCTAATTATTCTAATGCGATCGATGTAAATGATGTGGTAAAATTTCCGAACGTGGGAGAAAATTTAGGTATTGCTGAAAACGGAAAAATATTGTGGGTAGAAGGTCGCCAGGCAATTGCTACTACGGATACTCTTTTCTATGCAATGAATAACGTAAAGCAACAGCAGTACCAGTTTGAATTTATTCCTACAGGATTTAGCGGTGTAACAGCTTATCTTCTGGATAATTATTTGGGTACAAAAACACCTGTTAGTTTGTTAGATAAAACTACTGTTAGCTTTACGGTTACCTCTGATGCAGCTTCTTCGGCAGCCGATCGTTTCAGCGTAGTGTTCGATAATATTTCTTCACCGGTGCCAGTAAGATTTACAAGCATTACTGCGGCTAAAAACAGCAAAGGTGTTGATGTAATGTGGAGCGTTAGCAACGAGACTGGGATCAAACAATATGTTGTAGAAAGCTCAGTGAATGGTTATAGCTTTACAGCTATAGGTACAGTAAATGCATCTGACAATACAACTACTTATAATTATACAGATGCCAATACTGCAACGGGTGCTGTTTTTTATCGTGTTAAAAGTATCAGCTTATCGGGAGAAGTAACCTATACAGATATAGTGAAAGTGGCAACCGCAACTGCTTCTTCAATAAAAGGATATTTCACCGGCAGCAAGCAATTAGGATTGCAATTAATTAATCAACCTTCAGGTAAATATGCAATTAAGCTTACCACTATAACAGGACAGGAAATTTTCAGCACACAAATAGATCATGCCGGAGGAAGTTCAACCAAAGTTATAAATGCCGGAAATACATTGGCACAAGGCGTTTATCAGTTGGAAGTAGTAAGTCCGAATAAAACGATCTACTCACAAAAAATAATAACTAAATAGTTCCATTTATAACCGATTAAAAGTTTGATCATGAACCAAATAATAAAACAAGTAGCCATTTATAAAAAATCAGTATTAATACTATTGTTAAGTGTATGCTTATTGCCGGCAGCAACCTATGCACAAACACCTCCACCGCCAAATAATGGACAAAATCCCGATAACCATACATTGGCTGTTCCGTTTGATGATACGATGAATTTGTTTTTTCTGGCACTGGCAATTGGTTTTGCATTTATATTGTTTAAAAAGATGCAAAAAAGAAAAATAAGTGTAACGACCAAATAGCTCTTGTAAAGTAAAATATGATAAAGCGCTTCAGCAATGAAGCGCTTTATTATTTGACTATTGGTAATTGTTGTTTTAAACAATGGCATAAATCTTGCTTACATTGTGCGCTAACAATTTACACTTAGAAGCTAACAGTTTAACGATTTTGACACCTATTTACCCCCTTACGCGGAATTTCGCAGCCGGAGTTCTGTTTGCCCTATTTTCGATTATTTCAATTACAGCAGCAGCACAGGTACAGACTCCACAGTATGTAACAACTTCGTCTATGTCAAACGGATATTACGAATATCTTCCCACCGGGTATTCAACCAGTGGTAGGGCATATCCTTTATTGATCTTCATGCATGGGTTAGGAGAATTGGGAGATGGCAGTCCATCACAATTACCTTATGTTTTGCGTAACGGCCCACCAATGCAGATCAATAATGGAACATTCCCGGAATCCTTTACTGTTAACGGTCAGGTTTTTCGCTTCATCGTTTTATCTCCCCAGTTTACGCAATGGCCTACGCCGGTTACATTAGATAGCTTTATTAACTATGCAATGGGACATTATAGAGTGGATGTAACAAGAATTTATCTTACCGGCTTAAGCATGGGCGGCGGTGCTGTTTGGGATTATGCAGGTAATAGCGTAGCTACTGCAAGCAGGTTGGCAGCTATTGTACCTATTTCGGGAGCCTCTTGGCCGGATGTGACTCACGCCAATAATATAGCAAAAGGAAATATCGCTGTTTGGGCAACACATAATAGTGGTGATCCTACTGTGCCGGTTAGTTATACAGAAGATTATGTTAGCGAAATTAATAGCGCTCCATCACCTCCTAATCCTTTGGCTAAAATGACCATCTTTAATCAGAATTATCATGATGCATGGACACAGACATATGATCTGAATTACCGGGAAAATGGACTAAATGTATATGAGTGGATGCTTCAATTCAAAAGAGGTAATACTATTGTATTGCCTGTTACGGGATTGTCAATCATTCTTGAACCTTCTAATAATGGAGTGATGATAAACTGGAAAACATATACAGAGATCAATACCTCCGGATTTGAAATAGAGCGAAGCAGCGACGGTATAAATTATATTCCTGTTGGATCTTCTCAAAGCTCGGGAAATGAAACTACCGGTGGTACTTATAATTATTTCGACGCATCAACAAACAACGGAAAAAATTACTATCGTATCAAGATCATTGATAAGAATGGCAATTTTACCTATAGCTCTGTCAAGATGATTGATATGGATAATACGATCTCCTTAAGATTATATCCTAATCCTGCAAGCAATATTGTTACTATTAAAGCAGGCAGCAATTTTTCCAATGCGCAGATAAAAGTTCTGAATAGTGCAGGACAAATGGTAATGCAAAAATTGGTTAATGGAACCAATATTATTTCAATACCGGTTACGGGATTGCAGTCGGGTAGTTATTTTATTAATGTGCTGGAAGAAAACGGGTATAAAACGAGACTTTCTTTTATAAAAAACTAATTATCAAATAAATATAATAAAATAAAGGAGCAGAATATTCTGCTCCTTTTGATTTTAAATAACTCCTTTGAACATAAAAAAATAAAAAAATTGATTTTTATCAAATAAATAAAGATAGATTGCGTTCTATAGCAACAACAGGACTTATTTTTTAATCTTAACCAGTACCGTATGGAGAAACGTTCATACAAGAAAAGACTTGCCCAAACCCAGGAGAAACCCGGCTATATTGAAATGGTTTCTAAACCTGAAGTTCAATATTACGCAGAACCAGCTACAGAAAGTCTTGTATTGATTCCATCACAACCACATAAAAGTAAACCGGACGAAATTTATCGTCTTCTATTTGAAAATTCTCCATTGGCTATTTTTATATGGAAGCTCAATGACCTGAAAATTGTAGATGTAAATGATGCTGCCGTTAAATTATCAGGATATTCAAGAGCTGAGTTGTTGGGCATGAATGCTGCAGATATTTGCCCCCCTAATGATCGTGAACGCTTATTAAAATTAACTCAGAAAATAATCAGGTACGAACATTTTAAGCAATCGGGCATATGGAGGCATATTACCAAGCAAGGTAAAATGGTATATGCTGATATCTCTTCTCAAAAGATCATTTATAATAACAACTCTGTTATACTTAATATGGCAACAGACATAACGGAGAAGGTTATGTTAGAAAAAAAATTAACACAGGAACGTATACAAAAGCAAAAAGAAATCACCCAGGCAGCTATTATCGCACAGGAAAAAGAAAGAGCTTATCTGGGAGCTGAATTGCATGATAATATAAACCAGATATTGGCCACTGCTTATCTTTATTTAGATACGTCGTTGGTAAATGAAAGCTCGCGAATGATATTGATAAAAGATAGTAAGGAGTTTATCATGTCTGCCATTCGTGAAATACGTAGGCTTTCTAAAACCCTTTCGCCGCCTTCACTAGAAGCTACACTGGCAGATGCATTGGAATCGATTGTGGTAAACATCTCTCTTGTAAATATCTTAAAAATTAAAACAGAGTGGAGCGAGTTAAAAGAAGATAAAATTGAACGGGAGCTTAAACTAACGATTTACCGTATTGTACAGGAGCAACTGAATAATATATTGAAACACGCAAAAGCCTCTGCCGTATTAATTACGTTGAAACAAACTCACAATACGTTACAATTATTTATTAAAGATGACGGGGTAGGCTTTTCTTTATCACAAAAAAAAGAAGGTGTGGGCCTACAGAATATTTCATCAAGAGCAGCATTGCATAACGGTTCTGTGATCATCAATACTAAGCCTGGTGCAGGTTGTGAGCTGATAGTAAATTTCAATCTAATAAAAAAAGAAGACAGCATTTAATCTTTCTAACAACCCGTTAAGGAAACTCTTTGCAGAAATATTCCATAAAAGTGCTTGCTTTGTGGAGCAAATCATTGAGTTAAGGAATCTTTATGATTGTTCACTATCCATTTTAACGGGAAACACAGATGAAATACGTTTTAGCGGGGCTACTCATTTTTTTTATAATACAGGTACAAGGGCAGGTATGCCCGGCTAATGTAAATTTTTCTTTCGGAGATATTACTCATTGGTTTGCCTATACGGGTAATAATCAGCATGGCAACGGACTTTCTGCTATAAAGCAAACATACGATTCCACCGTTGCAGCACCTGCCGGAACTATTGGTGCAACATACATTCCGGAATACACACTTCCACAAGTAAAAGGTATTACTGTAAATACCACTAACGGAACGGATATATATGGTGGCTTTGATAAGATACCTACTATAAACGGTTATTCATATGATTATTCAGTAACCATTGGTTCTACTTCCATAACAAGAAAAAGCAGGCAAAATGATCCTCCTCCCGGAGGCTATATCAGGGGTGTAAGTTATATCATAAATGTGCCGCCGGGTTCAGCGTTGGTTCCTTATACAATGACATATGCTTATGCTATGGTATTGGAAAATGGGACACATAACTCCTCAGAACAACCTCTTTTCAGCGCTACTTTAAATACACCGGATAGTATCATCACCTGTGCATCGCCGGCTTATTATTTACCAACATTTAATAACTCAACTAATGGTGGTGGCGCAACGCTTGACAGTGCTACTGCCATAGAAAATGGTTTTTCACCCAGCAGGTTGCCGTCTCCTAATCCCGATCCTAATTCTGACAATCCTAATGCACAGCATTTATATGATGTATGGGCAAAGGGCTGGACAGAAGTCACTTTCGATCTTTCCGGATACAGAGGTAAGCAAGTAGCACTAACCTTTGAAGTAGATAATTGCGTACCGGGCGGCCATTTTGCTTATGCCTATGTGGCTATAAGAAACACCTGCAACGGGTTAGCTATAAGTGGGAATACCAATGCCTGTACCGGTACCACAATAATGTATTCTGTACCTGCATTGGCCAATGCAACCTACCAGTGGACTGTTCCTCCGGGTTGGACGATTATTTCAGGGGCAAACACAAATATTATTACAGTTAAAGTTGGTAGTCAAAGCGGCGCTGTATCGGTTAGAGAAAAAAACAGTTGTGCCGACCTTCAAAGTATTAAACAAGTTACTACCTCTTCTCCAACGGTAGCTGGTGTTGTAGGCAGCGATAATACTGTTTGTACAGGAAATAATTCAACGCAATTAACATTAAACGGCAACAGCGGATCTGTTTTAAAATGGATAGCCTCTATAGATAACGGAGCAAACTGGACGAGTATAAACAATACGGGTAACAGCTTAATTGCACAAAACTTAACCTCTACTACTGTTTATAAAGCTGTTGTCCAAAATTCATCCGCCTGCACTGTCGATTCAACCAATACGGTTACTATTACTGTTGATGAAAAAAGTGTAGGGGGGGCTATTGATCCTGCAAATTCTAATGTTTGCAATGGTCAAAACACTAATAATGTTTTAACGCTGACAGGTAACCTGGGCAATGTTCTTGCATGGCAATCATCTACCAATGGCATTAACTGGACAAACGTTAATCCACCCGATGTAAGTTCAACCTATAGTGTGGGCAATATAATTCTTTCAACCAGCTATAGAGCTATTGTAAAGAACGGAGTTTGTAATAATGATACCAGTGCTATTGCTTCCGTTAAATTATTTCCTGCGGCATTTCCTGCAGCAACGATTCAGCCTGAAGAAGCAAATATATGTTATGGCGATTCAGCTCTAACACATGTTGTGATAACCACCGGCACAAGCTATTCCTGGTCTCCTGTAAATTCATTGCGGAATTATGGGAACGGTATCGTTAACACCACACCTTATGTTATAGATGTAACTGCATTCCCGGGACAAACAACAGGCTATGTATTAAGCGTACAAAATACCGGTTGCCCAAATATACTTACAGATACATTTCTGGTAAATGTAGTTCCTCCGTTTAAAGTGAGTGCCGGTAATGATACTGTCATTGTTGCCAATCAACCGCTTCAATTACAAGCTACCACTAGCGATCTGTTTCCAAATCAATTTACATGGACACCATCGTTTTATTTAGATAATACCACTATTGCCAATCCCATTGCTACTATCGGTACAGGCATTTATAGTATGACCTATATGGTTAAAGGTATAGATGCTGTCGGCTGTAGTGATTCAGCATATATTCATATAAAGATATACGATGTGCCGGCAGATATTTATGTGCCAACTGCGTTTACGCCTAACGGTGATGGTTTGAATGATGTATTTAAACCAATTGCTTTAGGGATTAGATCGTTAAGTTCATTCAGGATATATAACCGCTGGGGAGCAATAGTTTTTTCAACAAATAATATAGGTAAAGGATGGGATGGTACTTTTAACGGAGAGATGCAAAATCCGGGTAATTATGTTTGGATAGCAGATGGAATTAACTATTCCGGAGTTCCGGTACAAAAGAAAGGTAACGTGATTTTGATTCGATAAAGTGTTATTTAATACATTGATTTTTAATGGGTTTGATATTTGTCAAAGTGAAACTACGCTATTTTTTGTGGTTTACTGTATTTGGGTAATAACTTTCAAACAGTATCGTTTTCAAATAGTAACTATTTTAACCATTAATATTCGCCCGATGAATTTCGAGATCATTAAATTCAATAAAGAAAGTAACAACTACACGATTATTGAAGCCGGGTACAGATATGAAATTCCTTCCTGCCTGTACGACAATTTAAAAACCTTTTTGCTGCAATACGATCTGGTAAGCCGCTGGTATAAACACTTAAATGATAATGACAGGGAAAAAGTAAACAGGGTTAGCGCTTATGGCTAACCGTTAGGAGTACACTAGTTATTCAATATTGTATAATTTTCCTACTTCTATAAGTTCTACAATGTTTTTTACATTCAGTTTTTCAAAAAGACGTGCCTTGTGAGTTCCTACTGTTGAAGTATTGATATTTAGATATTCTGATATTTCGCTGAGCGTTTTCCCCTTGGTAAGTAAAGAAACAATTTCAAATTCCCGCGGACTTAATTTACTGAACGGATTATCGGTAGCACTGCTATTACCTCCTAATTCATTTGCAAATTGTTCTGCTAAACTATTGCTGATATATTTACGACCTTTTAATACCAGGTCAATTGCCTTTGTTAATTCGCTCAAGCCTGAGTTTTTGGAAATAAAACCCATAGCGCCTGCCTGTATGAACCGCTTGGCATAAATATTTTCAGCGCCCATAGAAAATATCAGTACTCGAGCGTCAGGGTAATGCACTTTAATATGCTCCATTAACCCTAGTGAATTGGTGTCAGGCATCTGGATGTCCATCAAAATAAGATCGTAATTTCTTTGCTTTAGAGATTTTATGGAACTTTCTTCATTATTGGCTTCATAAATAATACAGGGCTTAAACAGCTCCAGCAGCACATTTTTAATGCCTGCCCTCACCACCTCATGATCATCAATTAATAAGAATTTTCTCATTTGCCTGGTTTTCTCTGTTCAAGTAATTACCCCTTGTAGCTAATTTTCTACAAAAAACTAAAAAAAAATCTATATTCCAAATAGTTTTTTGGGCTCACTTTTGTGCTAGCGGATTATCTCGCTTTAAAATTCCATGACCTGCTTACTAAACCCTCCCCCCTTGTAAACATTATAATTCAACCTGTTTATATTTTTAATCATTTTGTACAAACTCCTTAATAAAAGGAGTTTTGTGTTTTATGTATAGTTGATTTATCTTACATTCCTCCTGCAAAATCTAAATTTTTACAATTGATATGGGTTTTGGCGCTACAAATATATGTTTGTACATCCTGGTACTAATGAATACATTCTCCTTTATGCTATGTGTAGTAATTAACATCATAGCGGCATTGGTTTTATTAGTGCCGGTATATAAGAAAATGACTTCCCGTAATTTGAACAATGCTGATACCGAAAATAAAATAAAAGAAAGCGAAAGAAGGTATAAGGCTTTGTTTGAACAGGCATCGGATCCTATTATGGTAACCGACTTTGAGGGTAATTTTTTAGATGTAAATACAAGCTTGTGTAAGCTTTTTGGATATGAAAAAGAAGAACTGTTGCGAATGAATATTGGTTCGCTGGTGGACAATGACGAACTAAAAGCAAATCCCATTAAGTTTGATCTTATCCGGAAAGGAGAACAAATATTTTCTAAGCGACGAATGGTGCATAGAAGCGGCTTTATCATTAACGTGGAAGCCAATGTGAAAAAATTTGATGAGAACAGCATTGTTGCTATAGCCCGTGATGTAACAGAACTTAGAAAAGCGCAGCAAAAAATTGAAGAGAGTGAAACAAGATTCCGTAATGTGTTTGAAGCAGCAGCTATTGGTATGGCAATAGTTTCATTAAATGGAGAATGGATAAAAATAAACAAGGAAGTTTGCTTAATAACCGGTTATTCTGAAGAAGAATTATTGAAACTGACTTTTCAACAAATTACACATCCCGATGACCTGGAAAAAGACCTGGATGCAGTGCAAAGAACACTTACGGGAGAGATAACGAACTACACGATGGAAAAAAGGTATATCCATAAAAATGGCTCTGTTATTTGGATAAATCTTAGTGCATCGATAGTGAGAGATGCATCATCGAAGCCGCTTTATTTTGTTTCACAAATAGAGAATATTACAGAAAGTAAAACAGCAAGAGAAGAAATAAAAAAAAGGGAATCGCAGCTAATGGCTTTTTTTGATAATGTAGAAGGATATGCAAGTCTTGTGGATACAGAAAAAAGATTGGTGATCTTTAATCAGAATTT
The Ferruginibacter albus DNA segment above includes these coding regions:
- a CDS encoding PAS domain-containing sensor histidine kinase, giving the protein MEKRSYKKRLAQTQEKPGYIEMVSKPEVQYYAEPATESLVLIPSQPHKSKPDEIYRLLFENSPLAIFIWKLNDLKIVDVNDAAVKLSGYSRAELLGMNAADICPPNDRERLLKLTQKIIRYEHFKQSGIWRHITKQGKMVYADISSQKIIYNNNSVILNMATDITEKVMLEKKLTQERIQKQKEITQAAIIAQEKERAYLGAELHDNINQILATAYLYLDTSLVNESSRMILIKDSKEFIMSAIREIRRLSKTLSPPSLEATLADALESIVVNISLVNILKIKTEWSELKEDKIERELKLTIYRIVQEQLNNILKHAKASAVLITLKQTHNTLQLFIKDDGVGFSLSQKKEGVGLQNISSRAALHNGSVIINTKPGAGCELIVNFNLIKKEDSI
- a CDS encoding response regulator, yielding MRKFLLIDDHEVVRAGIKNVLLELFKPCIIYEANNEESSIKSLKQRNYDLILMDIQMPDTNSLGLMEHIKVHYPDARVLIFSMGAENIYAKRFIQAGAMGFISKNSGLSELTKAIDLVLKGRKYISNSLAEQFANELGGNSSATDNPFSKLSPREFEIVSLLTKGKTLSEISEYLNINTSTVGTHKARLFEKLNVKNIVELIEVGKLYNIE
- a CDS encoding T9SS type A sorting domain-containing protein, whose protein sequence is MSNGYYEYLPTGYSTSGRAYPLLIFMHGLGELGDGSPSQLPYVLRNGPPMQINNGTFPESFTVNGQVFRFIVLSPQFTQWPTPVTLDSFINYAMGHYRVDVTRIYLTGLSMGGGAVWDYAGNSVATASRLAAIVPISGASWPDVTHANNIAKGNIAVWATHNSGDPTVPVSYTEDYVSEINSAPSPPNPLAKMTIFNQNYHDAWTQTYDLNYRENGLNVYEWMLQFKRGNTIVLPVTGLSIILEPSNNGVMINWKTYTEINTSGFEIERSSDGINYIPVGSSQSSGNETTGGTYNYFDASTNNGKNYYRIKIIDKNGNFTYSSVKMIDMDNTISLRLYPNPASNIVTIKAGSNFSNAQIKVLNSAGQMVMQKLVNGTNIISIPVTGLQSGSYFINVLEENGYKTRLSFIKN
- a CDS encoding T9SS type B sorting domain-containing protein; protein product: MKYVLAGLLIFFIIQVQGQVCPANVNFSFGDITHWFAYTGNNQHGNGLSAIKQTYDSTVAAPAGTIGATYIPEYTLPQVKGITVNTTNGTDIYGGFDKIPTINGYSYDYSVTIGSTSITRKSRQNDPPPGGYIRGVSYIINVPPGSALVPYTMTYAYAMVLENGTHNSSEQPLFSATLNTPDSIITCASPAYYLPTFNNSTNGGGATLDSATAIENGFSPSRLPSPNPDPNSDNPNAQHLYDVWAKGWTEVTFDLSGYRGKQVALTFEVDNCVPGGHFAYAYVAIRNTCNGLAISGNTNACTGTTIMYSVPALANATYQWTVPPGWTIISGANTNIITVKVGSQSGAVSVREKNSCADLQSIKQVTTSSPTVAGVVGSDNTVCTGNNSTQLTLNGNSGSVLKWIASIDNGANWTSINNTGNSLIAQNLTSTTVYKAVVQNSSACTVDSTNTVTITVDEKSVGGAIDPANSNVCNGQNTNNVLTLTGNLGNVLAWQSSTNGINWTNVNPPDVSSTYSVGNIILSTSYRAIVKNGVCNNDTSAIASVKLFPAAFPAATIQPEEANICYGDSALTHVVITTGTSYSWSPVNSLRNYGNGIVNTTPYVIDVTAFPGQTTGYVLSVQNTGCPNILTDTFLVNVVPPFKVSAGNDTVIVANQPLQLQATTSDLFPNQFTWTPSFYLDNTTIANPIATIGTGIYSMTYMVKGIDAVGCSDSAYIHIKIYDVPADIYVPTAFTPNGDGLNDVFKPIALGIRSLSSFRIYNRWGAIVFSTNNIGKGWDGTFNGEMQNPGNYVWIADGINYSGVPVQKKGNVILIR